A section of the Bacteroidia bacterium genome encodes:
- a CDS encoding cytochrome-c peroxidase yields MRKINLLLLSLTLFVGVISCKKSEDTKIDSNFPPYNPTYIDIQIPKNLPNMVIPPDNPTTVEGVRLGRMLYYDKLLHPTGKQACATCHLQSSGFTTPGTNIIPHINLGYGSKFLWDGSKQGNLEKAMLFEVEIFFGTDVSRLQNDSKYPLLFHQAFGSSIIDSQKCAYALAQFLRTLISGNSKFDRYMRREAALTPSEMQGLILFNTEKGDCFHCHSVPLTTDSDLHNIGLDSIFNETNAGYYNISHNSADLGKYKSPSLRNAGLRTSFMHDGRFKTLEEVIEHYNSKVKLSPSLDPIMTKPGKEFGLQLSPTEKQNLKDFLLTLTDSTVLTDPNFSSPF; encoded by the coding sequence ATGAGGAAAATTAATTTATTATTGTTGTCTCTCACCCTATTTGTGGGAGTTATTTCTTGTAAAAAGTCGGAAGACACCAAGATAGATTCAAATTTTCCGCCCTACAATCCTACGTATATTGACATACAGATTCCTAAGAATCTACCCAATATGGTAATTCCTCCCGATAACCCAACAACCGTAGAAGGTGTTAGGCTCGGGAGGATGCTTTATTATGACAAACTGCTGCATCCAACCGGCAAGCAAGCCTGTGCTACCTGCCACCTACAAAGTTCTGGATTTACTACTCCCGGAACAAACATTATTCCGCATATTAACTTAGGATATGGAAGTAAATTTTTATGGGATGGATCTAAGCAGGGAAACTTAGAAAAAGCTATGCTCTTTGAAGTAGAAATCTTTTTTGGAACGGATGTTTCTCGTCTGCAAAATGACAGTAAATATCCGTTGTTATTTCATCAGGCTTTTGGATCTTCTATAATTGATTCCCAAAAATGCGCTTATGCCTTAGCGCAGTTTTTGAGAACTTTAATTTCCGGAAACTCTAAGTTTGACCGTTATATGCGCCGAGAAGCGGCTTTGACACCCAGTGAAATGCAGGGGCTTATCTTGTTTAATACCGAAAAAGGGGACTGTTTTCACTGCCATTCTGTGCCGCTAACTACCGATAGCGACCTGCATAACATCGGCTTAGATTCTATATTTAATGAAACCAATGCCGGATACTATAATATTTCCCATAACTCGGCGGACTTAGGCAAGTATAAAAGCCCTTCTCTCAGAAATGCCGGATTAAGAACCAGCTTTATGCACGATGGCCGCTTTAAAACCTTAGAAGAAGTTATTGAACACTACAATAGCAAGGTAAAGCTATCCCCGTCATTAGACCCGATAATGACCAAGCCAGGTAAAGAATTTGGCCTACAACTTTCTCCTACCGAAAAACAAAATCTAAAAGACTTTTTGTTGACTCTTACGGATTCAACAGTATTAACAGATCCGAATTTTTCGAGTCCTTTTTAG